Proteins encoded within one genomic window of Episyrphus balteatus chromosome 1, idEpiBalt1.1, whole genome shotgun sequence:
- the LOC129905782 gene encoding uncharacterized protein LOC129905782: MREKTPSEKIVVEQCRISELSHSQSNCMSSASVENQEVSIDFIKKRKFQIKNTNQNQTCNKCGRLHDPRRCPAYGDECNNCGKLNHWAKKCRSSPKYKKNLLENKNNYNHVHQIQTGNDNHDEGEVFTISTLAGKTECSSKDWSVNAFIDGNLINCKLDTGAQSNVISVNCLQQFKNKPNVLTTKDILKAFGGSVIKLVGQCYLQVELNGIKCKQRFLVTYLDVKTILGLEACRYFKLINKKNICELVFNNNQIKENPESIITEFADVIEGRGSLKPVKKHLKENAVPHIAAVRRIPISLHEPVKKKLDYRTTATNGLKSQAANLKTKPYKEYCVKDTAWFRKNNKTPWTTGKIVKKKSSRRYVIKTIDDKFFTRNSVYIRPNKFPEKSVDKDYSKSFASPEDYYTTASPGAQFLEEEPTCSSAKQCSSNKTSLIDRSIYQAISSKAIIDNSDSIMSIKLLFPDMKTSKAVPDILANSNSQPIPDIPEQPSGSKRVIKPRVKLKDYDLSID, from the coding sequence ATGCGTGAAAAAACTCCATCCGAAAAAATTGTTGTAGAGCAGTGCCGAATAAGTGAGTTATCTCATAGCCAGTCAAATTGCATGTCCTCTGCCAGTGTAGAAAATCAAGAAGTTTCtatagatttcataaaaaaaagaaaatttcaaataaagaatacaaaccaaaatcagacATGCAACAAGTGTGGACGGCTGCACGATCCCCGGCGTTGTCCAGCCTATGGTGATGAGTGTAATAATTGCGGCAAATTGAATCACTGGGCAAAGAAATGCAGAAGCTCgccgaaatataaaaaaaaccttctagaaaataaaaataactacaaCCACGTCCATCAGATTCAGACTGGCAATGACAACCATGATGAGGGTGAAGTTTTTACAATCTCCACATTAGCTGGCAAAACCGAATGTTCTTCGAAAGACTGGTCGGTGAATGCATTTATAGATGGAAATCTGATTAATTGTAAACTTGACACAGGAGCTCAGTCAAATGTTATTTCTGTTAATTGTTTGcagcaatttaaaaataaaccgaATGTGCTTACAACCAAGGATATTTTGAAAGCATTTGGAGGTTCAGTAATTAAATTGGTTGGCCAATGTTATTTGCAAGTTGAACTCAATGGAATCAAATGTAAGCAGCGATTTTTAGTCACTTATCTGGATGTAAAAACTATTCTTGGACTTGAGGCATGCAGATATTTTAAgctcattaataaaaaaaatatatgtgagCTTGTGTTCAACaacaatcaaataaaagaaaatccaGAATCCATTATCACTGAGTTTGCAGACGTGATTGAAGGCCGTGGTTcattaaaaccagttaaaaaacaCCTAAAGGAGAATGCGGTTCCACATATTGCTGCAGTAAGACGAATTCCAATTTCATTGCAtgaaccagttaaaaaaaaattagactatCGAACCACCGCAACTAATGGTCTTAAATCTCAAGCCGCGAACCTCAAAACAAAACCTTATAAAGAATATTGTGTGAAGGACACAGCATGGTTtcgcaaaaataataaaactcctTGGACAACaggaaaaattgttaaaaaaaaatcgagtcgCCGTTATGTTATTAAAACAATTGATGACAAATTTTTCACAAGAAATAGTGTGTACATTCGTCCTAACAAATTTCCAGAAAAAAGCGTTGATAAAGATTACAGCAAAAGTTTTGCATCTCCTGAAGACTATTACACCACCGCTTCGCCTGGAGCTCAATTTTTAGAAGAAGAACCGACTTGTTCTTCAGCGAAACAGTGTTCTTCTAACAAAACTTCATTAATTGATAGAAGCATTTATCAAGCGATTTCATCTAAAGCAATAATTGATAATTCAGATTCTATAATGAGTATTAAATTACTATTTCCAGATATGAAAACATCGAAAGCCGTACCTGATATACTAGCAAATTCAAACTCTCAACCTATACCGGACATTCCTGAACAACCAAGCGGTTCGAAGAGGGTAATAAAACCAAGAGTCAAATTAAAGGATTATGATTTAAGTATTgactaa
- the LOC129908684 gene encoding integrator complex subunit 9-like → MWGSNPNNSIIYTEPDFPYLQVLAPFQPLSMKAFYCPIDTSLNYQQANKLIKELKPSVLVIPENYTKPHPIAPQLYIEQPKCVKSRLFVHSFIRWSLSCAKSFASELASKIVSREITPGVTISTLTGIPEVEDKVHNIAPCDDESDSKANTSAGTTLHLPKREEVLKKVKYEYKCVKSRLFVHSFIRWSLSCAKSFASELASKIVSREITPGVTISTLTGIPEVEDKVHNIAPCDDESDSKANTSTGTTLHPPKREEVLKKVKYEYVGVDIDLFMKKLAQDEITDIKTERIGGVLTISIPSEDTIIKIDENSTHIVCGGKQSLRLKLRDSLMKCVQQQYAHPQKPPGRVHHMQTQFTLGKKPTPLPEGTPMHPDVMRMTGNRQQRKTNQ, encoded by the exons ATGTGGGGTTCAAATCCGAATAATTCAATCATTTATACAG aacctGACTTCCCATATCTTCAAGTGCTGGCTCCTTTCCAACCCTTGTCCATGAAGGCATTCTATTGTCCCATCGATACGTCACTGAACTATCAACAAGCAAACAAGCTGATTAAGGAACTAAAACCTAGTGTCTTGGTTATTCCTGAAAACTATACAAAACCGCATCCAATTGCTCCACAACTTTATATTGAACAACCG AAATGTGTTAAATCTCGTTTGTTCGTCCATTCGttcattcgttggtcgctctcATGTGCAAAGTCCTTTGCATCTGAATTAGCATCAAAAATTGTTTCTCGTGAAATAACTCCCGGTGTGACAATATCCACATTAACTGGAATTCCTGAAGTCGAAGATAAAGTACATAATATTGCTCCATGTGATGATGAATCGGATAGTAAAGCAAATACAAGTGCTGGCACAACTCTACATCTACCTAAACGTGAAGAAGTTCTAAAGAAAGTTAAATATGAATAT AAATGTGTTAAATCTCGTTTGTTCGTCCATTCGttcattcgttggtcgctctcATGTGCAAAGTCCTTTGCATCTGAATTAGCATCAAAAATTGTTTCTCGTGAAATAACTCCCGGTGTGACAATATCCACATTAACTGGAATTCCTGAAGTCGAAGATAAAGTACATAATATTGCTCCATGTGATGATGAATCGGATAGTAAAGCAAATACAAGTACTGGCACAACTCTACATCCACCTAAACGTGAAGAAGTTCTAAAGAAAGTTAAATATGAATATGTAGGAGTCGATATAGATTTGTTTATGAAGAAATTGGCGCAAGATGAAATAACAGATATTAAAACAGAACGAATTGGAGGTGTATTAACGATAAGCATACCAAGTGAAGATACgataattaaaattgatgaaaaCTCAACGCATATTGTGTGTGGGGGTAAGCAGTCGTTGAGACTGAAATTGAGAGATTCCTTAATGAAATGTGTGCAGCAGCAATATGCACATCCTCAAAAACCACCCGGCCGAGTGCACCACATGCAAACTCAATTTACATTGGGAAAAAAACCAACACCTTTACCCGAAGGTACACCAATGCATCCGGATGTGATGCGAATGACTGGGAATCGACAGCAG AGAAAAACGAATCAGTAG